Proteins co-encoded in one Pseudomonas fluorescens genomic window:
- a CDS encoding cytochrome b: protein MRTPPTHFNPLARLLHWLMALMIIAMLFIGAGMVTSVSARHEWLINLHKPLGIAILLLVIVRILVRLGTRQPPLPEDLPGWQVMAAKASHLLLYALMLVLPLLGWAMISAAGDPVMLGRSLQLPSILPADAQVFALLRKAHGYLAYLLFLTVLLHLAAALFHGWVRRDEVLDSMLRGRSRD, encoded by the coding sequence ATGAGAACGCCACCGACGCATTTCAATCCGCTGGCGCGGCTGCTGCACTGGCTGATGGCACTCATGATCATCGCCATGTTGTTCATCGGGGCCGGCATGGTGACCTCGGTGTCAGCGCGGCATGAATGGCTGATCAACCTGCACAAACCTTTGGGTATCGCAATTCTGTTGCTGGTGATCGTGCGCATCCTTGTCCGGTTGGGGACTCGTCAGCCACCGCTGCCGGAGGACCTGCCGGGATGGCAGGTGATGGCAGCCAAGGCGTCGCACCTGTTGCTTTACGCATTGATGCTGGTGTTGCCGCTGCTGGGCTGGGCGATGATCAGTGCGGCGGGGGATCCGGTGATGTTGGGGCGATCCCTGCAATTACCGTCAATCCTGCCGGCGGATGCCCAGGTGTTCGCCTTGCTGCGCAAGGCGCATGGCTATCTGGCCTATCTGCTGTTTCTGACCGTGTTGCTGCATCTGGCTGCCGCGTTGTTTCATGGCTGGGTGCGCCGCGACGAGGTACTCGACAGCATGCTGCGGGGACGGAGTCGCGACTGA
- a CDS encoding LexA family protein — translation MDKWIELVKAKMSELNVTQVELGERVGMSQGGIGHWLNKRREPGITQMNRVLKALGMEYLEVAVVIREPQIDADDEMPLAQKYNPYFRYPVSEWNAPVEARESQPAYSSAKDKRRFELTDYHARGPAFWLTVTGNAMTAPTGQSIGEGMMILVDPALEAEPGKLVIAQWPDSDEAIFRKLIEEGGQRYLVPLNPTWPKALLTEECRIIGVVVQATAKY, via the coding sequence ATGGATAAATGGATTGAGTTGGTCAAAGCCAAAATGAGTGAACTCAACGTCACTCAAGTCGAGCTCGGCGAGCGCGTCGGCATGTCTCAGGGTGGCATCGGCCATTGGCTGAACAAGCGCCGCGAGCCCGGCATCACGCAGATGAACCGCGTGCTGAAAGCACTGGGCATGGAGTATCTCGAAGTCGCGGTGGTAATTCGTGAACCGCAGATCGATGCGGACGACGAAATGCCTCTGGCACAGAAGTACAACCCTTACTTTCGCTATCCGGTCAGCGAGTGGAATGCGCCGGTCGAGGCCCGTGAAAGTCAGCCAGCGTATTCGAGTGCCAAAGACAAGCGACGTTTCGAACTGACGGATTACCACGCCCGTGGCCCGGCGTTCTGGCTCACGGTAACGGGCAACGCGATGACTGCGCCCACCGGGCAGAGCATTGGCGAGGGGATGATGATCCTGGTGGATCCGGCGCTGGAAGCCGAGCCCGGCAAACTGGTGATCGCCCAGTGGCCGGACAGCGACGAGGCAATCTTCCGCAAGCTGATCGAAGAGGGCGGTCAGCGTTACCTGGTGCCGCTCAATCCGACCTGGCCGAAAGCCTTGTTGACCGAAGAATGCCGAATCATCGGTGTCGTGGTTCAGGCAACCGCCAAATACTAG
- a CDS encoding carboxyl transferase domain-containing protein: MAILHTQLNPRSAEFAANSAAMLKQVDALHTLLAQVAQGGGAKAQERHTSRGKLLPRERINRLLDPGSPFLEISQLAAHAVYGEDVPAAGVIAGIGRVEGVECMIVANDATVKGGSYYPLTVKKHLRAQTIAQQNRLPCIYLVDSGGANLPRQDEVFPDREHFGRIFFNQANMSAMGIPQIAVVMGSCTAGGAYVPAMADEAIMVRNQATIFLAGPPLVKAATGEVVSAEDLGGADVHCKISGVADHYAESDEHALALARRSVANLNWRKLGEVQQRAPIAPLYASDELYGVVSADAKQPFDVREVIARLVDGSVFDEFKALFGTTLVCGFAHLHGYPIAILANNGILFAEAAQKGAHFIELACQRGIPLLFLQNITGFMVGQKYEAGGIAKHGAKLVTAVACAKVPKFTVIIGGSFGAGNYGMCGRAYDPRFLWMWPNARIGVMGAEQAAGVLVQVKREQAERSGQAFSAEQESEIKQPILDQYEEQGHPYYSSARLWDDGVIDPAQTRDVLALALSASLNAPIEPSRFGVFRM, from the coding sequence ATGGCTATCCTGCATACCCAGCTCAACCCTCGTTCAGCGGAGTTCGCTGCCAACAGCGCGGCGATGCTCAAACAGGTCGACGCCCTGCACACCCTGCTCGCCCAAGTGGCTCAGGGCGGCGGCGCGAAAGCTCAGGAACGGCACACCTCGCGCGGCAAACTGCTGCCCCGTGAGCGGATCAACCGCTTGCTCGATCCGGGCTCGCCGTTTCTGGAAATCAGTCAATTGGCCGCCCACGCCGTTTATGGCGAAGACGTGCCGGCCGCAGGCGTGATTGCCGGGATCGGTCGCGTGGAAGGCGTCGAGTGCATGATCGTCGCCAACGACGCGACCGTGAAAGGTGGCTCGTACTACCCTCTGACCGTGAAGAAACACCTGCGCGCCCAGACTATCGCCCAGCAGAATCGCCTGCCGTGCATCTATCTGGTGGACTCGGGCGGCGCCAACCTGCCGCGTCAGGACGAAGTGTTCCCGGATCGCGAGCACTTTGGGCGGATCTTCTTCAACCAGGCCAACATGAGCGCCATGGGCATTCCGCAGATTGCCGTGGTCATGGGCTCCTGCACCGCCGGCGGCGCTTACGTGCCGGCGATGGCTGACGAAGCGATCATGGTGCGCAATCAGGCGACGATTTTCCTCGCCGGCCCACCCTTGGTGAAAGCCGCGACCGGTGAAGTGGTCAGCGCCGAAGACCTCGGCGGGGCCGATGTGCATTGCAAGATTTCCGGGGTCGCCGACCACTACGCCGAAAGCGACGAGCACGCCCTCGCCCTCGCCCGCCGCAGCGTCGCCAACCTCAACTGGCGCAAGCTCGGCGAAGTGCAGCAGCGCGCGCCGATTGCGCCGCTGTACGCCAGCGACGAGTTGTACGGCGTGGTTTCGGCGGACGCCAAGCAGCCGTTCGATGTGCGTGAAGTGATTGCGCGACTGGTCGACGGTTCGGTGTTCGATGAATTCAAAGCCTTGTTCGGCACCACGCTGGTCTGCGGTTTCGCCCACCTGCACGGCTACCCGATCGCGATCCTCGCCAACAACGGCATCCTGTTCGCCGAAGCCGCGCAAAAAGGCGCGCACTTCATCGAACTGGCCTGCCAGCGCGGCATTCCGCTGCTGTTCTTGCAGAACATCACAGGCTTCATGGTCGGCCAGAAATACGAGGCCGGCGGCATCGCCAAACACGGCGCCAAACTGGTGACCGCCGTGGCGTGCGCCAAGGTGCCGAAATTCACCGTGATCATCGGCGGCAGCTTCGGCGCCGGTAACTACGGCATGTGCGGGCGGGCCTACGATCCGCGTTTCCTGTGGATGTGGCCGAACGCGCGGATCGGCGTGATGGGCGCCGAACAGGCAGCCGGCGTGCTGGTTCAGGTCAAGCGCGAGCAGGCCGAACGCAGTGGCCAGGCATTCAGTGCCGAGCAGGAAAGCGAAATCAAGCAACCGATTCTCGACCAGTACGAAGAACAGGGTCACCCCTATTACTCCAGCGCACGGCTGTGGGACGACGGCGTCATCGACCCGGCACAAACCCGCGATGTACTGGCCCTGGCCTTGTCCGCGTCGTTGAACGCGCCTATCGAACCGAGCCGCTTCGGCGTGTTCCGGATGTGA
- a CDS encoding gamma-carboxygeranoyl-CoA hydratase, producing the protein MSDFNTLELQSDPRGFATLWLSREEKNNAFNAEMIRELILALDKVASDASLRFLLVRGRGKHFSAGADLAWMQQSAELDYHTNLDDARELAELMYNLAKLKIPTVAVVQGAAFGGALGLISCCDMAIGADDAQFCLSEVRIGLAPAVISPFVVQAIGERAARRYALTAERFGGQRAREIGLLSESYPASELEQKVEQWIDNLLLNSPAAMRASKDLLREVGNGALTPALRRYTENAIARIRVSPEGQEGLRAFLQKRPPSWQAATTTKESR; encoded by the coding sequence ATGAGCGACTTCAACACCCTCGAATTGCAGAGCGATCCACGGGGTTTCGCGACCCTGTGGCTGAGCCGCGAAGAAAAGAACAACGCGTTCAACGCCGAGATGATCCGCGAACTGATCCTGGCGCTGGACAAGGTCGCCAGCGACGCCAGCCTGCGTTTCCTGCTGGTGCGCGGACGCGGCAAACACTTCAGCGCCGGCGCGGATCTGGCCTGGATGCAGCAATCGGCCGAGCTCGATTACCACACCAACCTCGACGACGCCCGGGAATTGGCGGAGCTGATGTACAACCTCGCCAAACTGAAAATCCCGACCGTGGCCGTGGTGCAAGGCGCGGCGTTCGGCGGCGCGCTGGGTCTGATCAGTTGCTGCGACATGGCGATTGGCGCCGATGACGCGCAGTTCTGCCTGTCGGAAGTGCGCATTGGTCTGGCGCCGGCGGTGATCAGCCCGTTCGTGGTGCAAGCCATCGGCGAACGGGCGGCGCGGCGTTATGCGCTGACGGCCGAGCGTTTCGGCGGGCAGCGGGCGCGGGAAATCGGTTTGTTGTCGGAAAGCTATCCCGCAAGCGAGCTTGAACAGAAAGTCGAGCAATGGATCGACAACCTGCTGCTCAACAGCCCCGCCGCCATGCGCGCCAGCAAGGATCTGCTGCGTGAAGTCGGCAACGGCGCGCTGACCCCGGCCCTGCGTCGCTACACCGAAAATGCCATCGCCCGCATCCGCGTCAGCCCGGAAGGTCAGGAAGGTCTGCGGGCCTTTCTGCAGAAACGCCCACCGAGTTGGCAAGCCGCAACCACCACCAAGGAGTCGCGTTGA
- a CDS encoding acetyl/propionyl/methylcrotonyl-CoA carboxylase subunit alpha translates to MSAPVLTTLLVANRGEIACRVMRTAKALGLTTVAVHSATDREARHSREADIRVDLGGSKAADSYLQIDKLIAAAKASGAQAIHPGYGFLSENAGFARAIEAAGLIFLGPPASAIDAMGSKSAAKALMETAGVPLVPGYHGEAQDLDTFRDACERIGYPVLLKATAGGGGKGMKVVEDVSQLAEALASAQREAQSSFGDSRMLVEKYLLKPRHVEIQVFADQHGNCLYLNERDCSIQRRHQKVVEEAPAPGLSPELRRAMGEAAVRSAQAIGYVGAGTVEFLLDARGEFFFMEMNTRLQVEHPVTEAITGLDLVAWQIRVARGEALPITQDQVPLNGHAIEVRLYAEDPSNDFLPATGRLDLYRESAAGPGRRVDSGVEEGDEISPFYDPMLGKLIAWGEDREQARLRLLSMLDELAIGGLKTNINFLRRIIGHPAFAAAELDTGFIPRYQEQLLPAPAALSDEFWEAAAQAFAQSLPGMARADDPASPWALHSGLRAGLPREITLHLSCEGQDRALTLGAGGNAKLIGEHLVLEHDGLRRQLRAIRRGEFLYLQWDGELRHVETYDPISAVEASHSHQGGLTAPMNGSIVRVLVEAGQSVEAGAQLVVLEAMKMEHSIRAPHAGVIKALYCQEGEMVSEGSALVELEEA, encoded by the coding sequence ATGAGCGCACCTGTTCTCACCACCCTGCTGGTGGCCAACCGTGGCGAAATCGCTTGCCGGGTCATGCGTACCGCCAAGGCTTTGGGCCTGACCACCGTTGCCGTGCACAGCGCCACCGACCGTGAAGCGCGGCACAGCCGTGAAGCGGATATTCGTGTCGATCTGGGCGGCAGCAAAGCCGCCGACAGTTACCTGCAAATCGACAAACTGATCGCGGCGGCCAAAGCCAGCGGCGCTCAGGCGATTCACCCGGGTTATGGTTTTCTGTCGGAGAACGCCGGGTTTGCCCGCGCCATCGAAGCCGCCGGCCTGATCTTCCTCGGCCCACCCGCCTCGGCCATCGACGCGATGGGCAGCAAATCCGCCGCCAAGGCCCTGATGGAAACGGCTGGCGTACCGCTGGTGCCGGGCTATCACGGTGAAGCCCAGGATCTGGACACCTTCCGCGATGCTTGCGAGCGCATCGGCTATCCGGTACTGCTCAAGGCCACCGCCGGTGGTGGCGGTAAAGGCATGAAGGTCGTTGAAGACGTCAGCCAACTGGCTGAAGCGTTGGCCTCGGCCCAGCGTGAAGCGCAGTCGTCGTTCGGCGATTCGCGGATGCTTGTGGAGAAATACCTGCTCAAGCCGCGTCACGTGGAAATCCAGGTGTTCGCCGATCAGCATGGCAATTGCCTGTACCTGAACGAGCGTGACTGCTCGATCCAGCGCCGGCACCAGAAGGTCGTTGAAGAAGCACCGGCACCGGGCTTGAGTCCGGAACTGCGTCGGGCGATGGGTGAAGCGGCTGTGCGTTCGGCGCAGGCCATCGGTTACGTCGGCGCCGGCACAGTGGAGTTTCTGCTGGACGCGCGCGGCGAGTTCTTCTTCATGGAGATGAACACGCGGCTACAGGTCGAACACCCGGTCACCGAAGCCATTACCGGTCTCGATCTGGTGGCCTGGCAGATTCGAGTCGCCCGTGGCGAAGCGTTGCCGATCACTCAGGATCAGGTGCCGCTGAACGGGCATGCGATTGAGGTGCGGCTGTATGCGGAAGATCCGTCGAATGACTTCCTGCCGGCGACCGGGCGTCTGGATCTGTACCGTGAATCCGCCGCCGGGCCGGGGCGTCGTGTGGACAGCGGCGTTGAGGAAGGCGATGAGATTTCGCCGTTCTATGACCCGATGCTCGGCAAGCTGATTGCCTGGGGCGAGGATCGTGAGCAGGCGCGTTTACGGCTGCTGAGCATGCTCGACGAGCTTGCGATTGGCGGGCTGAAGACCAACATCAACTTCCTGCGGCGGATCATCGGGCATCCGGCGTTTGCGGCGGCGGAGCTGGATACCGGGTTCATTCCGCGTTATCAGGAACAGTTGCTGCCAGCGCCTGCTGCGCTGAGCGATGAATTCTGGGAGGCGGCGGCGCAGGCTTTTGCACAGAGCCTGCCGGGGATGGCTCGGGCGGATGATCCCGCTTCGCCTTGGGCGCTTCACAGTGGTTTGCGCGCTGGGTTGCCACGGGAAATCACTCTGCATTTGAGCTGCGAGGGGCAGGATCGGGCGTTGACGCTCGGTGCTGGCGGCAATGCAAAACTGATCGGCGAGCATCTGGTGCTCGAGCACGATGGGCTGCGTCGACAGCTGCGTGCGATTCGTCGTGGAGAGTTTCTGTATCTGCAATGGGACGGCGAGCTGCGACACGTTGAAACGTACGATCCGATCAGCGCTGTCGAAGCCAGTCACAGCCATCAGGGCGGTCTGACGGCGCCGATGAACGGCAGCATCGTGCGGGTGCTGGTGGAGGCCGGGCAATCGGTTGAGGCCGGCGCTCAATTGGTGGTGCTGGAAGCGATGAAGATGGAGCACAGCATCCGCGCGCCCCATGCCGGCGTGATCAAGGCGCTGTATTGCCAGGAAGGCGAAATGGTCAGCGAAGGCAGTGCACTGGTCGAACTGGAAGAAGCGTGA
- a CDS encoding DUF6124 family protein, with amino-acid sequence MNITSNDLPDLQIDTTFKSPQGCAAAQRALDYYLKPAVSAPDVEERFFGVNSNLSGEESLVHASDLLRCAAATAFKAADGLQGVSRDLAFSVVHMVDMARAMVDHSLDGGVR; translated from the coding sequence ATGAATATCACCAGCAACGACTTGCCCGACCTGCAGATAGACACCACTTTCAAGTCACCGCAGGGCTGTGCCGCAGCGCAGCGGGCATTGGACTATTACTTGAAACCGGCTGTGTCAGCGCCGGACGTGGAAGAACGATTTTTCGGCGTAAACAGCAACCTGAGCGGCGAAGAATCCCTGGTCCACGCCTCCGATCTGCTGCGATGCGCGGCGGCCACGGCATTCAAGGCAGCGGATGGTCTGCAGGGTGTCAGTCGGGATCTGGCGTTTTCGGTAGTGCACATGGTGGACATGGCACGGGCGATGGTCGATCACTCGCTGGATGGCGGTGTTCGATGA
- a CDS encoding catalase family peroxidase, producing MVDRSSPPGGPQRPPLSAASLVLRLGGIAVVVAAVAGAFAYVHGNFDPQRLTPKALVDVLEKNNGVHPGFRRNHAKGVCVSGHFESSGEARPYSVAQVFNEPRTPVVGRFALPAGNPYAPDSAVPIRSLALRFTQANGQQWRTGMNSMPVFPVGTPEAFYQLQQAQLPDPATGKPDPAKVPAFFAAHPEAVPFLTWVKTAKPSASYVTETYNSINAFYLVDASGKKQAVRWSMAPLAQDAAGAVAPEGSDFLEKDLVRRLAEGPLRFQLNLTLANADDPVNDASKVWPAGRKMLNAGTLVLEKTQPQLSGECRDINYDPLVLPAGIEGSDDPLLAARSAGYADSYLRRTSEVSQLPTGKQEARP from the coding sequence ATGGTTGATCGCAGCTCACCGCCCGGCGGCCCCCAACGCCCGCCACTGAGTGCCGCGAGCCTGGTGTTGCGTCTCGGCGGAATCGCCGTGGTGGTCGCAGCCGTGGCCGGGGCGTTTGCCTACGTTCATGGCAACTTTGACCCACAACGCCTGACGCCCAAGGCGCTGGTCGATGTGCTGGAAAAGAACAACGGCGTGCATCCGGGGTTCCGTCGCAATCACGCCAAGGGTGTTTGCGTCAGCGGTCATTTCGAAAGCAGTGGTGAGGCGCGTCCTTACTCTGTCGCGCAAGTGTTCAATGAGCCACGCACTCCGGTAGTCGGTCGATTCGCGCTGCCGGCGGGCAATCCTTATGCGCCGGACAGCGCGGTACCGATTCGCAGTCTGGCGCTGCGCTTCACCCAGGCCAACGGGCAGCAATGGCGCACCGGAATGAACAGCATGCCGGTGTTTCCGGTCGGCACGCCCGAGGCGTTCTATCAGTTGCAGCAGGCGCAATTGCCGGACCCGGCGACCGGCAAACCCGATCCCGCCAAAGTGCCGGCATTTTTCGCCGCGCATCCGGAGGCCGTACCGTTCCTGACCTGGGTGAAGACGGCCAAACCTTCGGCCAGCTACGTGACCGAGACTTACAACAGTATCAACGCGTTCTATCTGGTCGACGCGAGCGGCAAGAAACAGGCCGTGCGCTGGAGCATGGCGCCGTTGGCCCAGGATGCAGCGGGAGCTGTGGCTCCAGAAGGCAGCGATTTTCTCGAGAAGGATCTGGTGCGACGGCTGGCCGAAGGGCCGCTGCGTTTTCAGTTGAACCTCACGCTGGCCAATGCCGACGATCCGGTGAATGACGCGAGCAAAGTCTGGCCTGCCGGTCGCAAAATGCTGAACGCCGGCACCCTGGTCCTGGAAAAGACTCAGCCGCAACTCAGCGGCGAATGCCGCGACATCAACTATGACCCACTGGTTCTGCCCGCCGGGATAGAAGGCTCCGACGACCCGTTGCTGGCTGCGCGCTCAGCCGGCTACGCCGATTCCTATCTGCGCCGCACCAGTGAAGTCAGTCAATTGCCCACTGGCAAACAGGAGGCACGCCCATGA
- a CDS encoding M14 family metallopeptidase, whose product MTVAKSSFDISANFDSGNIQVIDISNPLNPVLAIRPDTRSAHFQWFHFKASGLHVHQEHWFRLVNASQSSYNKAWTGYQAVASYDHVNWFRIPTQFEGDSLRFCLEAEQTHAWFAYFEPYSRGRHDWLIEQALTKAGTELLATGKSVEGRDIQLLRKGTGAEGRRKIWIIAQQHPGEHMAEWFMEGVIERLEHHNDPVLNKLLESADLYLVPNMNPDGAFHGHLRTNAMGQDLNRAWQNASQDVSPEVLFVQQQMEKYGVDLFLDVHGDEEIPHVFTAGCEGNPGYTPRIEKLEEHFRSHLKHTTKDFQTKYGYTRDEPGQANMTLACNSVGQKFDCLSLTLEMPFKDHDDAPNPLTGWSGQRSKQLGKDVLTTIADMVDTLR is encoded by the coding sequence ATGACCGTGGCCAAATCTTCGTTCGACATCAGCGCCAACTTCGACAGCGGCAACATCCAAGTCATCGACATCAGCAACCCGCTCAACCCGGTTCTGGCCATTCGGCCAGATACCCGCAGCGCCCATTTCCAGTGGTTCCACTTCAAGGCCAGCGGCCTGCATGTTCATCAGGAGCACTGGTTCCGCCTGGTCAACGCCAGCCAGTCCTCCTACAACAAAGCCTGGACCGGCTATCAGGCGGTCGCTTCCTACGACCACGTCAACTGGTTCCGCATTCCGACCCAATTCGAAGGCGACAGCCTGCGCTTCTGCCTCGAAGCCGAGCAGACTCACGCCTGGTTCGCCTACTTCGAGCCTTACAGCCGTGGCCGTCATGACTGGCTGATCGAGCAAGCGCTGACCAAGGCCGGCACCGAACTGCTGGCCACCGGCAAAAGCGTTGAAGGCCGCGACATCCAGCTCCTGCGCAAAGGCACCGGTGCCGAAGGCCGCCGCAAGATCTGGATCATCGCCCAGCAGCACCCCGGCGAACACATGGCCGAGTGGTTCATGGAAGGCGTGATCGAACGTCTGGAGCATCACAACGATCCAGTGCTGAACAAACTGCTGGAAAGTGCCGATCTGTATCTGGTGCCGAACATGAACCCGGACGGTGCCTTCCACGGTCACCTGCGTACCAACGCCATGGGCCAGGACCTGAATCGCGCCTGGCAGAACGCCAGTCAGGACGTCAGCCCGGAAGTGCTTTTCGTACAGCAGCAGATGGAAAAATATGGCGTCGATCTGTTCCTCGACGTACACGGCGACGAAGAAATTCCTCACGTGTTCACTGCCGGCTGCGAAGGCAATCCAGGCTACACCCCGCGGATCGAGAAACTCGAAGAGCACTTTCGCAGCCATCTGAAACACACCACCAAAGACTTCCAGACCAAGTACGGCTACACCCGCGATGAACCGGGTCAGGCCAACATGACCCTGGCCTGCAACAGCGTCGGCCAGAAGTTCGACTGCCTGTCGTTGACCCTGGAAATGCCGTTCAAGGATCACGACGATGCGCCGAACCCGCTTACCGGTTGGTCGGGCCAGCGGTCGAAGCAATTGGGCAAGGATGTGCTGACCACCATCGCCGACATGGTCGACACCCTGCGCTGA
- a CDS encoding MFS transporter produces the protein MKAQTLGSGVVLLFAIACGLAVGNVYYAQPLLDAMAEAFNLSPASIGIVITLTQVGYGIGLVLLVPLGDLLNRRRLIVTQTLLSAAALLMIALATNSTWLLVGMTLTGLLAVVTQVLVAYAATLAIPAQRGHVVGVITSGIVVGILLARTVAGGMADLAGWRAIYLLSAGMTLIMALLLFRALPKDESPQPATSYAALIASVFSLFREEPVLRQRAILALLTFASAMVLWTPMVLPLAAPPLSLSHSEIGLFGLAGAAGALAAARAGRLADSGLGQWVSGLSLLLMLGSWLPIALTQSSLWALLIGVITLDLGLQAVHVTSQSMIYSVRPQAQSRLTAGYMLFYSVGSALGSMASTAMYAWAGWSGVCWLGAAINIVALLYWWRTLAPQKRGEQCSLATSE, from the coding sequence ATGAAAGCGCAAACACTCGGCAGCGGTGTCGTGCTGCTGTTCGCCATCGCCTGCGGGCTGGCCGTCGGTAATGTGTACTACGCGCAACCGTTGCTGGACGCCATGGCCGAAGCATTCAACCTGTCACCCGCGAGCATCGGCATCGTCATCACGCTGACCCAGGTCGGCTACGGCATCGGACTGGTATTGCTCGTGCCGCTCGGCGATCTGCTCAACCGCCGACGCTTGATCGTCACGCAAACCCTGCTGTCCGCCGCAGCATTGTTGATGATCGCACTGGCCACCAACAGCACCTGGCTGCTGGTAGGCATGACCCTGACCGGCCTGCTCGCCGTCGTCACTCAAGTGCTGGTGGCCTATGCCGCAACCCTGGCCATCCCGGCGCAACGCGGACACGTCGTCGGCGTGATCACCAGCGGCATAGTGGTCGGCATCTTGCTCGCACGCACCGTAGCCGGCGGGATGGCGGATCTGGCCGGCTGGCGGGCGATCTATCTGTTGTCGGCAGGAATGACGCTGATCATGGCGCTGTTGCTGTTTCGCGCGCTGCCCAAGGATGAGAGCCCCCAACCGGCAACCTCCTACGCAGCATTGATTGCTTCGGTGTTCAGCCTGTTTCGAGAGGAGCCCGTGCTGCGACAACGGGCGATTCTGGCGTTGTTGACCTTCGCCAGCGCCATGGTGCTATGGACACCCATGGTCCTGCCGCTGGCCGCCCCGCCGCTGTCGCTTTCCCACAGTGAAATCGGATTGTTCGGACTGGCCGGCGCGGCTGGCGCACTGGCGGCTGCGAGAGCCGGACGCTTGGCGGACAGTGGTCTCGGGCAATGGGTCAGCGGCCTGTCCTTGTTGCTGATGCTCGGTTCGTGGCTGCCGATCGCATTGACCCAATCCTCGTTGTGGGCGCTACTGATCGGCGTGATCACTCTGGATCTGGGCTTGCAAGCCGTGCATGTCACGAGCCAGAGCATGATCTACAGCGTTCGCCCACAGGCACAGAGCCGACTGACTGCCGGCTACATGCTGTTTTATTCGGTTGGCAGCGCCCTGGGATCCATGGCCTCGACGGCCATGTACGCCTGGGCAGGATGGTCGGGTGTCTGCTGGTTGGGTGCCGCAATCAATATCGTCGCGCTGCTTTACTGGTGGCGAACATTGGCACCGCAAAAACGTGGCGAGCAGTGCTCCCTCGCCACGTCGGAATAA
- a CDS encoding isovaleryl-CoA dehydrogenase, with the protein MSYPSLNFALGETIDMLRDQVQSFVAKEIAPRAAQIDSDNLFPADLWRKFGDMGLLGITVPEEYGGAGLGYLAHVVAMEEISRGSASVALSYGAHSNLCVNQINRNGNHEQKTKYLPKLISGEHVGALAMSEPNAGSDVVSMKLRADKRGDRFVLNGSKTWITNGPDANTYVIYAKTDLEKGPHGITAFIVERDWKGFSRSNKFDKLGMRGSNTCELFFDDVEVPEENILGVLNGGVKVLMSGLDYERVVLSGGPTGIMQSCMDLIVPYIHDRKQFGQSIGEFQLIQGKVADMYTQLNASRAYLYAVAQACERNETTRKDAAGVILYTAERATQMALDAIQILGGNGYINEFPAGRLLRDAKLYEIGAGTSEIRRMLIGRELFNETR; encoded by the coding sequence ATGAGCTACCCATCCCTGAACTTTGCCCTCGGTGAAACCATCGACATGCTGCGCGATCAGGTTCAGTCCTTTGTCGCCAAAGAGATCGCTCCGCGTGCCGCGCAGATCGACAGCGACAACCTGTTCCCGGCTGATCTGTGGCGCAAGTTCGGCGACATGGGCCTGCTCGGCATCACCGTACCGGAAGAGTACGGCGGCGCTGGTCTGGGTTACCTGGCGCACGTGGTGGCGATGGAAGAAATCAGCCGTGGCTCGGCTTCCGTGGCGTTGTCCTACGGCGCCCATTCCAACCTCTGCGTGAACCAGATCAACCGCAACGGCAACCACGAACAGAAAACCAAATACCTGCCGAAGCTGATCAGCGGCGAACACGTCGGCGCACTCGCGATGAGCGAGCCGAACGCCGGTTCCGACGTGGTTTCGATGAAACTGCGCGCCGATAAACGCGGCGACCGTTTCGTACTCAACGGCAGCAAAACCTGGATCACCAACGGCCCCGACGCCAACACCTACGTGATCTACGCCAAGACCGACCTGGAAAAAGGCCCTCACGGCATCACCGCGTTCATCGTCGAGCGCGACTGGAAAGGCTTCAGCCGCAGCAACAAGTTCGACAAGCTCGGCATGCGCGGCTCCAACACTTGCGAGCTGTTCTTCGATGACGTCGAAGTGCCGGAAGAAAACATCCTCGGCGTACTCAACGGCGGCGTGAAAGTGTTGATGAGCGGCCTCGATTACGAACGCGTCGTGCTGTCCGGTGGCCCGACCGGGATCATGCAGTCGTGCATGGACCTGATCGTGCCGTACATCCACGACCGCAAGCAGTTCGGCCAGAGCATCGGCGAATTCCAGCTGATCCAGGGCAAAGTCGCCGACATGTACACCCAGCTCAACGCCAGCCGCGCCTACCTCTACGCCGTGGCCCAGGCCTGCGAGCGCAACGAGACCACGCGCAAGGACGCCGCCGGCGTGATCCTTTACACCGCCGAACGCGCCACGCAAATGGCCCTGGACGCGATCCAGATTCTCGGCGGTAACGGTTACATCAACGAATTCCCCGCCGGCCGTCTGTTGCGTGACGCCAAGCTGTACGAAATCGGCGCCGGCACCAGTGAAATCCGTCGCATGCTCATCGGTCGCGAACTGTTCAACGAAACCCGCTAA